One Roseomonas gilardii subsp. gilardii genomic region harbors:
- a CDS encoding Na+/H+ antiporter subunit E: MSLLRLPLRLWALLCLIVTFLWDLVASSLSVARIVLSPYAQPLPAIVVVPVEARTRWGVALFAYCVSLTPGSTCLHVSDDLRRFYVHVLDARTDEEVIAQFKRLYERWILMLEGGR, translated from the coding sequence ATGAGCCTGCTGCGCCTTCCCTTGCGCCTTTGGGCGCTGCTCTGCCTGATCGTCACCTTCCTGTGGGACCTGGTGGCCTCCTCCCTGTCCGTGGCGCGCATCGTGCTGTCGCCCTATGCGCAGCCGCTGCCGGCCATCGTGGTGGTGCCGGTGGAGGCGCGCACGCGCTGGGGCGTGGCGCTCTTCGCCTATTGCGTCTCGCTGACGCCGGGCTCCACCTGCCTGCACGTCTCGGACGACCTGCGCCGCTTCTACGTGCATGTGCTGGACGCGCGGACGGATGAGGAGGTGATCGCGCAGTTCAAGCGCCTCTACGAGCGCTGGATCCTGATGCTGGAAGGAGGCCGATGA
- a CDS encoding monovalent cation/H+ antiporter complex subunit F, translated as MSMEGIETLAGLLAFVLVLPLGLAAYRMIAGPGFADRFVALDMLTAVAVAFAAMTALATGRSAFLDVGLVIALVNFVATCAFAAFLERKGSQR; from the coding sequence ATGAGCATGGAAGGGATCGAGACCCTGGCCGGGCTGCTGGCCTTCGTCCTGGTGCTGCCGCTGGGCCTCGCCGCCTATCGCATGATCGCGGGGCCGGGCTTCGCCGACCGTTTCGTGGCGCTGGACATGCTCACCGCCGTCGCGGTGGCCTTCGCCGCCATGACGGCGCTGGCGACGGGGCGCAGCGCCTTCCTCGATGTCGGGCTGGTGATCGCGCTGGTGAACTTCGTCGCCACCTGCGCCTTCGCCGCCTTCCTGGAACGCAAGGGAAGCCAACGATGA
- a CDS encoding ABC transporter substrate-binding protein: MIPPQPPRIPRRGPLLALLAALGLPAMGVPAVTTPARARSADEARIALQTETSSLDPHFALVGANQAIAQHIFDPLIGSDSNMRPVPGLATVTNPQPDVWEFRIRDGAVFQDGAPVTAEDVRASLERMPKVPNSPAPFIRMQAAVTSMEVVDERTIRLHSRGADPAVVLNAMTAYVIPARVAKEASTADFNSGRAAIGSGPWRFVSWQPGSQLVLERNDRYWGEKPAFRRVTIRPIASDAARMAALLSGDVDLIDNVPPGDVARLRGDGKIGLTASPSARLIYLALDQGGETTPFATDKEGRPLPKNPLRDARVRQALSLAINRALIVDRVLQGSGRPAGQLAVEGQVGYDPQLAAPAYDAAAAKHLLAEAGYPDGFRLTLHSPNNRYVEDDKTAQAVAQFWNRIGIDARVEVMPSNVFFTRAGKREFSAFLIGFGHTTGDSWLGLSQVLHSYDGRGYGGLNRGRYSNPAFDALIDQARTVPDTERRGALLRQAQEVAFQQDAAILPLHVPNNVWAHRANLTYEGGLEENTLAQHLRPKP, translated from the coding sequence ATGATCCCACCCCAGCCGCCCCGCATTCCGCGCCGCGGCCCCCTCCTGGCCCTCCTGGCGGCGCTGGGCCTGCCGGCCATGGGCGTACCCGCTGTGACGACGCCCGCCCGGGCCCGGTCGGCGGACGAGGCGCGGATCGCTCTGCAGACCGAGACCTCCTCGCTCGACCCGCATTTCGCCCTGGTCGGCGCCAACCAGGCCATCGCGCAGCATATCTTCGACCCGCTGATCGGCTCCGACAGCAACATGCGGCCGGTGCCGGGGCTCGCCACCGTGACCAATCCGCAGCCGGATGTCTGGGAGTTCCGCATCCGCGACGGCGCGGTGTTCCAGGACGGCGCGCCTGTGACGGCGGAGGATGTGCGTGCCTCGCTGGAGCGCATGCCGAAGGTGCCGAACAGCCCGGCGCCCTTCATCCGCATGCAGGCCGCCGTGACCAGCATGGAGGTGGTGGACGAGCGCACCATCCGACTGCATTCGCGCGGCGCGGACCCGGCCGTGGTGCTGAACGCCATGACCGCCTATGTCATCCCGGCCCGGGTCGCGAAGGAGGCGAGCACCGCCGACTTCAACAGCGGCCGAGCCGCCATCGGCTCCGGCCCCTGGCGCTTCGTGAGCTGGCAGCCCGGCTCGCAACTCGTGCTGGAGCGCAACGACCGCTACTGGGGCGAGAAGCCTGCCTTCCGCCGTGTCACCATCCGCCCCATTGCCAGCGACGCCGCGCGCATGGCGGCACTGCTGTCCGGGGATGTGGACCTGATCGACAACGTGCCGCCCGGCGACGTCGCGCGGCTGCGCGGGGACGGGAAGATCGGCCTCACCGCCTCCCCCTCGGCACGGCTGATCTATCTGGCGCTGGACCAGGGCGGGGAGACGACACCCTTCGCCACGGACAAGGAGGGCAGGCCGCTGCCGAAGAATCCGCTGCGCGATGCGCGGGTGCGGCAGGCGCTGTCCCTCGCCATCAACCGGGCACTGATCGTGGACCGTGTGCTCCAGGGCAGCGGACGGCCCGCCGGGCAGCTCGCCGTGGAGGGGCAGGTCGGCTACGACCCGCAGCTCGCCGCCCCCGCCTACGATGCCGCGGCGGCGAAGCACCTGCTGGCCGAGGCGGGCTATCCGGACGGTTTCCGCCTCACCCTGCATTCGCCCAACAACCGCTATGTCGAGGACGACAAGACTGCCCAGGCAGTCGCGCAGTTCTGGAACCGCATCGGCATCGACGCGCGGGTGGAGGTGATGCCCTCCAACGTCTTCTTCACCCGCGCCGGCAAGCGGGAGTTCAGCGCCTTCCTGATCGGCTTCGGCCATACCACGGGGGATAGCTGGCTCGGCCTGTCGCAGGTCCTGCACAGCTATGACGGCAGGGGCTATGGCGGGCTGAACCGCGGGCGCTACAGCAACCCGGCTTTCGATGCGCTGATCGACCAGGCGCGCACCGTCCCCGACACGGAACGCCGCGGCGCGCTGCTGCGGCAGGCGCAGGAGGTCGCCTTCCAGCAGGATGCGGCGATCCTGCCGCTGCATGTGCCCAACAATGTCTGGGCGCATCGCGCGAACCTGACCTATGAGGGCGGGCTGGAGGAGAACACCCTGGCCCAGCACCTGCGGCCGAAACCGTGA
- a CDS encoding CocE/NonD family hydrolase, with translation MRRTEYRMACRDGVRLATDIYLPDGEGPWPTILERTPYGKREVSRSERTAADPVPVKREAIAAYFNAAGYTVVYQDCRGRYGSEGEFVKYLADGEDGYDCCAWIVEQPWCDGRIGTMGLSYAAHTQAALGCLDPPGLAAQILDSGGFSDAWNGGIRRGGAFELKQATWAFNQGRLAPETIADPVRSAAFAGESLHDWFARWPWKPGHSPVRHAPDYEDYLFEQWQRGAFDEYWQRLGIYAKGWHGRYADVSMVHMSSWYDPYPRTAVENFRGLRDAGRGRPSLILGPWTHGNRSQTAFGEVEFGPEATIDSWAGDWRAFRLRFFDRWLKGEANGVDSDPPVRVFVMGGGSGRKNVEGRLEHGGHWRHATDWPLPDTRFTRFHLHGDGGLREDAPPEAAAPLSWTADPANPVPTVGGAITSMEPLIAGGPYDQRERPDMYAHRAPFLPLASRPDVLVFQTEPLAGDVTAVGPVVAHLWIASDAPDTDITAKLVDVYPPSEDYPQGFAMNLCEGILRCRYREDPSRPVPLEPGVPVPVTVELFPTANLFKAGHRIRLDIASSEFPHYDLNPQTGEPEGNWRRMRAATNTLFVDAGRASHLVLPVVPAG, from the coding sequence ATGCGCCGCACCGAGTACAGGATGGCCTGCCGCGACGGCGTCCGCCTCGCCACGGATATCTATCTTCCGGACGGCGAAGGCCCCTGGCCCACCATCCTGGAGCGCACGCCCTATGGCAAGCGCGAGGTCTCGCGCTCCGAGCGTACCGCCGCCGACCCCGTCCCCGTGAAGCGGGAGGCGATCGCGGCGTATTTCAACGCCGCCGGCTATACCGTCGTCTATCAGGACTGCCGGGGCCGCTACGGTTCCGAGGGCGAGTTCGTGAAGTACCTCGCCGATGGCGAGGACGGCTACGACTGCTGCGCCTGGATCGTGGAACAGCCCTGGTGCGACGGCCGGATCGGCACGATGGGGCTGAGCTACGCGGCCCATACCCAGGCCGCGCTGGGCTGCCTCGACCCGCCGGGCCTCGCGGCGCAGATCCTGGATTCCGGCGGCTTCTCCGATGCCTGGAACGGCGGCATCCGGCGTGGCGGCGCCTTCGAGCTGAAGCAGGCGACCTGGGCCTTCAACCAGGGGCGCCTCGCGCCGGAAACCATCGCCGACCCGGTGCGCAGCGCGGCTTTCGCGGGCGAGAGCCTGCATGACTGGTTCGCCCGCTGGCCCTGGAAGCCCGGCCATTCCCCGGTGCGGCACGCGCCGGATTACGAGGACTATCTCTTCGAGCAGTGGCAGCGCGGCGCCTTCGACGAATACTGGCAGCGCCTCGGCATCTATGCCAAGGGCTGGCACGGCCGCTATGCCGATGTGTCCATGGTGCACATGTCTTCCTGGTACGATCCCTATCCGCGCACGGCGGTGGAGAATTTCCGGGGGCTGCGCGATGCCGGGCGTGGGCGGCCCTCGCTGATCCTCGGCCCCTGGACGCATGGCAACCGCTCGCAGACCGCCTTCGGCGAGGTGGAGTTCGGCCCCGAGGCCACCATCGATTCCTGGGCCGGGGACTGGCGCGCCTTCCGCCTGCGCTTCTTCGACCGCTGGCTGAAGGGCGAGGCGAATGGCGTGGATTCCGATCCGCCCGTGCGCGTCTTCGTCATGGGCGGTGGCTCCGGCCGGAAGAATGTGGAAGGGCGGCTGGAACATGGCGGCCATTGGCGGCACGCCACGGACTGGCCGCTGCCGGACACGCGCTTCACCCGCTTCCACCTGCATGGCGATGGCGGGCTGCGGGAGGACGCGCCGCCGGAAGCCGCGGCGCCGCTGTCCTGGACCGCCGACCCCGCCAATCCGGTGCCGACCGTGGGCGGTGCGATCACCTCGATGGAGCCGCTGATCGCCGGCGGCCCCTATGACCAGCGCGAACGGCCCGACATGTACGCGCATCGCGCTCCCTTCCTGCCGCTGGCCTCCCGCCCGGATGTGCTGGTCTTCCAGACGGAGCCCCTGGCCGGGGACGTGACGGCGGTCGGCCCCGTGGTGGCGCATCTCTGGATCGCCTCCGACGCGCCGGACACCGACATCACCGCCAAGCTGGTGGATGTGTATCCGCCCAGCGAAGACTACCCGCAGGGCTTCGCCATGAATCTCTGCGAGGGCATCCTGCGTTGCCGTTACCGCGAGGACCCGTCACGCCCCGTGCCGCTGGAACCGGGCGTGCCCGTGCCCGTCACGGTGGAGCTCTTCCCCACGGCCAATCTGTTCAAGGCAGGGCACCGCATCCGGCTGGACATCGCATCGAGCGAGTTCCCACATTATGACCTGAACCCGCAGACCGGCGAGCCGGAAGGCAACTGGCGGCGGATGCGGGCGGCCACCAACACGCTCTTCGTCGATGCCGGGCGCGCTTCGCACCTGGTGCTGCCGGTGGTGCCGGCAGGGTAG
- a CDS encoding GNAT family N-acetyltransferase, producing the protein MSTGIAIRPLDGADGAAFRRLRLKALRDHPESFGMSHEEAGLRDEAAFAAQLAGALPPDLVLGAFRDGALGGMAGFLVDKGAKARHRGMVWGVYVAPALRGQGVAHALMQRLIAHAQEHVELLHLTVTCGNDAAAALYRGLGFVSFGVQRRALKVGGRYFDWDMMQLDFVPDGENR; encoded by the coding sequence GTGAGCACCGGCATCGCGATCCGCCCGCTCGACGGGGCGGATGGCGCGGCGTTCCGGCGGCTGAGGCTGAAGGCGCTGCGCGACCATCCGGAATCCTTCGGCATGAGCCATGAGGAGGCCGGGCTGCGCGATGAGGCGGCCTTCGCCGCGCAACTGGCCGGGGCGCTTCCGCCGGACCTCGTGCTTGGCGCCTTCCGTGACGGCGCGCTGGGCGGCATGGCGGGCTTCCTGGTGGACAAGGGCGCCAAGGCGCGGCACCGGGGCATGGTCTGGGGCGTCTATGTGGCGCCCGCGCTGCGTGGCCAGGGTGTCGCGCATGCGCTGATGCAGCGGCTGATCGCGCATGCGCAGGAGCATGTGGAGCTGCTGCATCTCACCGTCACCTGCGGCAATGACGCGGCCGCCGCGCTGTACCGTGGGCTCGGCTTCGTGTCCTTCGGCGTGCAGCGCCGCGCGCTGAAGGTCGGCGGCCGCTACTTCGACTGGGACATGATGCAGCTCGACTTCGTGCCGGACGGGGAGAATCGGTGA
- a CDS encoding alpha/beta fold hydrolase, with translation MPASQEASPAAPERVLLLHGIARRASSMSVMEQALRAAGYETLNIDYEARRKPLEALAEDLHDEAGAFLQRDGGRVHVVAHSMGGLLARAYITRHRPPALGRVVMLGTPNAGSELADLLCGQALYRPLYHRVFGPAGAQLVTTPDAALATLLGPVDYELGVIAGDRALNLLAAWLVLPGPNDGSVCVARTRVEGMADHIVLHVTHTLMMRHPEVIRQSLHFLRHGRFDHGITTEG, from the coding sequence ATGCCCGCCTCGCAGGAAGCCAGCCCCGCCGCCCCGGAGCGGGTCCTGCTGCTGCATGGCATCGCCCGGCGCGCCTCCTCCATGTCCGTGATGGAACAGGCGCTGCGCGCCGCTGGCTACGAGACGCTGAACATCGACTACGAGGCGCGCCGCAAGCCGCTGGAGGCCTTGGCGGAGGACCTGCATGACGAGGCCGGGGCGTTCCTGCAACGCGACGGCGGCCGGGTGCATGTCGTGGCCCATTCCATGGGCGGGCTGCTGGCGCGGGCCTATATCACCCGCCACCGCCCTCCGGCGCTGGGCCGGGTGGTGATGCTGGGCACGCCCAATGCGGGCAGCGAACTGGCCGACCTGCTCTGCGGGCAGGCTCTCTACCGCCCCCTCTATCACCGCGTCTTCGGCCCCGCCGGGGCCCAGCTCGTGACCACGCCGGATGCGGCGCTCGCGACCCTGCTCGGCCCGGTGGATTACGAGCTGGGCGTCATTGCCGGCGACCGCGCGCTGAACCTCCTGGCCGCCTGGCTCGTCCTGCCCGGGCCGAATGACGGCAGCGTCTGCGTCGCCCGCACCCGGGTGGAGGGGATGGCCGACCATATCGTGCTGCACGTCACCCACACGCTGATGATGCGCCACCCGGAGGTGATCCGGCAGAGCCTCCATTTCCTGCGCCACGGCCGGTTCGACCATGGGATAACGACCGAGGGCTGA
- a CDS encoding NAD(P)-dependent oxidoreductase, with protein MKLAFLGLGLMGGHMARRVLAAGHELTVWNRSPDKAAPFAEAGARVAASAAEAVREAEAVILMLENGPVVERVLFGSGMAEALPPGAVVADMSSIKPAEAQDHAARLGGRGVHHVDAPVSGGTTAAEAGTLAIMAGGEAAPFARVEPVLRAMGRPVLVGPHGAGQLAKLANQVIVGVTIGAVAEALMLAARGGADPAKVREALRGGFAESRILELHAQRMIERDFATRGRCVTHLKDLDNTLDAAERLGLESVPYSALTADLYRGLIESQGDPDHSALLLELERRNPPAGAEEAKA; from the coding sequence ATGAAACTCGCATTCCTCGGCCTGGGCCTGATGGGTGGCCACATGGCGCGCCGCGTGCTGGCGGCGGGGCATGAGCTGACGGTCTGGAACCGTTCCCCCGACAAGGCCGCCCCCTTCGCCGAGGCCGGCGCCCGCGTGGCGGCCAGTGCCGCCGAGGCGGTGCGCGAGGCCGAGGCCGTGATCCTGATGCTGGAGAACGGCCCGGTGGTGGAGCGCGTGCTCTTCGGCAGCGGCATGGCGGAGGCCCTGCCGCCCGGCGCGGTGGTGGCGGACATGTCCTCCATCAAGCCGGCCGAGGCGCAGGATCATGCCGCACGCCTGGGCGGGCGGGGCGTGCATCATGTGGACGCACCGGTGTCCGGCGGCACCACGGCGGCGGAGGCCGGCACGCTCGCCATCATGGCGGGCGGCGAAGCGGCGCCCTTCGCCCGTGTCGAGCCGGTGCTGCGCGCCATGGGACGCCCGGTGCTGGTCGGACCGCATGGGGCGGGGCAACTCGCCAAGCTGGCCAACCAGGTGATCGTCGGCGTCACCATCGGTGCGGTGGCCGAGGCGCTGATGCTGGCCGCGCGCGGCGGCGCCGATCCGGCCAAGGTGCGTGAGGCGCTGCGCGGCGGCTTCGCCGAGAGCCGCATCCTGGAACTGCATGCCCAGCGCATGATCGAGCGCGACTTCGCCACGCGCGGCCGCTGCGTCACGCATCTGAAGGACCTGGACAACACGCTCGACGCGGCGGAACGGCTGGGGCTGGAAAGCGTGCCCTATTCGGCGCTCACCGCCGATCTCTATCGCGGGCTGATCGAGAGCCAGGGCGATCCCGACCACTCCGCCCTGCTGCTGGAGCTGGAGCGCCGCAACCCGCCTGCCGGGGCAGAGGAGGCGAAGGCATGA
- a CDS encoding NAD(P)H-dependent oxidoreductase gives MNHEILFRDLGDRCFGFALTGAKGGFSRTLLAQIRAIPRLRPAALCDLDPEGVLALLAELGFPADAARICETPDSAREAAATGHIVVLRDQSLLGAVPHDILVEATGQPEAGARMALEAIRRGAHVAMVSKEVDSVVGPHLNRLACDRGLVYTTADGDQPSNLIGLVTWARLLGFEVVAAGKSSEYDFVFDHATGTVTCADLRGEAPALADLWALGEDVTGTLARRSAALADLPQSATPDYCEMNVVANSTGLLPSRPELSYPLCRITELADVFIPREDGGILDRTGVVDVFNCLRRPEEVSFGGGVFVVVRAGDRPVWEMLRGKGHLVSRNGRYACIFLPYHFMGLETPVSLLSAAGHGRASGSDRQRVEAVMVARAERDFRAGEVLEMGGHHHIMTDCTPLLLPVAEARGLAPFYLAANKPLRVDVPRGTLIREEMVDLEGSLLQSLRQEDVVPAAG, from the coding sequence ATGAACCACGAGATCCTTTTCCGCGACCTGGGTGACCGTTGCTTCGGCTTCGCCCTGACAGGTGCCAAGGGCGGCTTCAGCCGCACCCTGCTGGCGCAGATCCGTGCCATTCCCCGGCTGCGGCCGGCGGCGCTCTGCGACCTCGATCCCGAGGGCGTGCTGGCACTGCTCGCGGAGCTCGGCTTCCCGGCGGATGCCGCCCGGATCTGCGAGACGCCGGACAGCGCGCGCGAGGCCGCCGCCACCGGCCATATCGTGGTGCTGCGCGACCAGTCCCTGCTGGGCGCCGTGCCGCATGACATCCTGGTGGAGGCCACGGGCCAGCCCGAGGCCGGCGCCCGCATGGCACTGGAGGCGATCCGCCGCGGCGCGCATGTCGCCATGGTGAGCAAGGAGGTGGATTCCGTCGTCGGTCCGCATCTCAACCGGCTCGCCTGCGACCGGGGCCTCGTCTACACCACGGCGGATGGCGACCAGCCGAGCAACCTGATCGGCCTCGTCACCTGGGCGCGGCTGCTGGGCTTCGAGGTCGTCGCCGCCGGCAAGTCCAGCGAATACGACTTCGTCTTCGACCATGCCACCGGCACCGTGACCTGCGCCGACCTGCGTGGCGAGGCGCCCGCCCTGGCGGATCTGTGGGCATTGGGCGAGGATGTGACGGGCACGCTGGCACGCCGTTCCGCCGCGCTCGCCGACCTGCCGCAGAGCGCCACGCCCGACTACTGCGAGATGAACGTGGTGGCCAACTCCACCGGCCTGCTGCCCTCGCGCCCGGAGCTCAGCTACCCGCTCTGCCGCATCACCGAACTCGCGGATGTCTTCATCCCGCGCGAGGATGGCGGCATCCTCGACCGCACCGGCGTGGTGGACGTGTTCAACTGCCTGCGCCGGCCGGAGGAGGTGAGCTTCGGCGGCGGCGTCTTCGTCGTGGTCCGGGCGGGCGACCGGCCGGTCTGGGAGATGCTGCGCGGCAAGGGCCATCTGGTGAGCCGCAACGGGCGCTATGCCTGCATCTTCCTGCCCTATCACTTCATGGGCCTGGAAACGCCCGTCTCGCTGCTGTCCGCGGCGGGCCATGGCCGTGCCTCCGGCAGCGACCGGCAGCGGGTGGAAGCGGTGATGGTGGCGCGCGCCGAGCGCGACTTCCGCGCCGGCGAAGTGCTGGAGATGGGCGGCCACCACCACATCATGACGGATTGCACGCCGCTCCTCCTGCCCGTGGCCGAGGCGCGGGGGCTGGCCCCCTTCTACCTCGCCGCCAACAAGCCGCTGCGCGTGGATGTGCCGCGCGGTACGCTGATTCGTGAGGAAATGGTGGATCTGGAGGGCTCGCTGCTCCAGTCCCTGCGGCAGGAGGACGTGGTTCCGGCTGCGGGCTGA
- a CDS encoding alpha/beta hydrolase has product MLRAWQVQSGPPLRTWHLYVPSEMRAEEIGKTDWAGYLAAEQRVFDSVRREVTQKLTPEERTPLNRYFEGSPVYPPRFRQDWNRSFVLEPDGPPRGAVVLLHGLTDAPYSLRHVGRFYRDRGYVAIGIRLPGHGTVPAALSDVTWEDWMAATRLAVREARRRVPQGPLEIVGFSNGGALAMKYAMEALDDPRLARPERVVLISPMVGITEFARFAGLAGLPALLPRFAKASWLGIVPEFNPFKYNSFPVNGARQSWRLTRALQEQVSQRAREGRLAGLPPVLTFQSVLDTTVSTPAVLDALYALLPANGSELVLFDLNRNSKLGILLSPSSETALERMLPPGPRRYRTVVVTNAAPGQEAMVARVTEPGSMEMRVVPLRDTYPRDVYSLSHVALPFPQSDSLYGQFPDPADEDFGVHFGTIAPKGERGVLAVSLDALIRMSSNPFFDEMLERIGQGLGAPH; this is encoded by the coding sequence GTGCTGCGCGCCTGGCAGGTCCAGAGCGGCCCGCCGCTGCGGACCTGGCACCTCTATGTTCCCAGCGAAATGCGGGCCGAGGAGATCGGGAAGACCGACTGGGCGGGTTATCTGGCGGCGGAGCAGCGCGTCTTCGACTCCGTGCGGCGGGAGGTGACGCAGAAGCTGACGCCGGAGGAGCGCACGCCGCTCAACCGCTATTTTGAGGGCAGCCCCGTCTATCCGCCGCGCTTCCGGCAGGACTGGAACCGCTCCTTCGTGCTGGAGCCCGACGGCCCGCCGCGCGGCGCGGTGGTGTTGCTGCACGGGCTGACCGACGCCCCCTACAGCCTGCGCCATGTCGGCCGCTTCTACCGTGACCGCGGCTATGTCGCCATCGGCATCCGCCTGCCGGGGCATGGCACCGTGCCGGCGGCGCTGAGCGACGTGACCTGGGAGGACTGGATGGCGGCCACACGCCTCGCGGTGCGGGAGGCCCGGCGGCGCGTCCCGCAGGGGCCGCTCGAGATCGTGGGCTTCTCCAACGGCGGCGCGCTGGCGATGAAATACGCCATGGAGGCGCTGGACGATCCCAGGCTGGCGCGGCCGGAGCGGGTGGTGCTGATCTCGCCCATGGTGGGCATCACCGAATTCGCCCGTTTCGCCGGGCTGGCGGGATTGCCGGCCCTGCTGCCGCGCTTCGCCAAGGCGAGCTGGCTCGGCATCGTGCCGGAGTTCAACCCGTTCAAGTACAACTCCTTTCCGGTCAACGGCGCGCGCCAGTCCTGGCGGCTGACCCGGGCCTTGCAGGAACAGGTCAGCCAGCGCGCGCGCGAGGGCCGGCTCGCCGGGCTGCCGCCGGTGCTGACCTTCCAGTCGGTGCTCGACACCACGGTCAGCACGCCCGCTGTGCTGGATGCGCTCTATGCCCTGCTGCCGGCCAATGGCAGCGAGCTCGTGCTGTTCGATCTCAACCGCAACAGCAAGCTGGGCATCCTGCTCAGCCCGAGTTCGGAAACGGCGCTGGAGCGGATGCTGCCGCCGGGGCCACGCCGCTACCGCACCGTGGTCGTCACCAATGCCGCGCCGGGGCAGGAGGCCATGGTGGCGCGGGTGACCGAGCCTGGAAGCATGGAGATGCGGGTGGTGCCGCTGCGCGACACCTATCCGCGCGATGTCTATTCCCTTTCCCACGTCGCCCTGCCCTTCCCGCAAAGCGATTCGCTCTACGGACAGTTTCCCGACCCGGCCGACGAGGATTTCGGGGTGCATTTCGGCACGATCGCGCCGAAGGGCGAGCGCGGCGTGCTGGCGGTCAGCCTCGATGCGCTGATCCGCATGTCCTCCAACCCCTTCTTCGACGAGATGCTGGAGCGGATCGGACAGGGGCTCGGCGCGCCGCACTGA
- the mnhG gene encoding monovalent cation/H(+) antiporter subunit G, whose amino-acid sequence MIAALLMILGTAFLCIAAIGVVRLPDAFQRMHAGTKAGTLGTTLVLVGALLAGDAVKLPTGVLTILFLLLTLPVAAQLLGRAAYMSGATLRGLKGEDPLAEVVERQKAPLEERLRG is encoded by the coding sequence ATGATCGCCGCCCTCCTGATGATCCTGGGCACCGCCTTCCTCTGCATCGCCGCCATCGGCGTGGTGCGGCTGCCGGATGCCTTCCAACGCATGCATGCGGGGACCAAGGCCGGCACGCTGGGCACCACGCTGGTGCTGGTCGGCGCGCTGCTGGCAGGGGATGCCGTGAAGCTGCCGACCGGGGTGCTGACGATCCTCTTTCTGCTGCTCACCCTGCCGGTGGCGGCACAGCTTCTCGGCCGGGCCGCCTACATGTCCGGCGCGACGCTGCGCGGGCTGAAGGGCGAGGACCCGCTGGCGGAGGTGGTGGAGCGGCAGAAGGCGCCGCTGGAGGAGCGGCTGCGCGGCTGA
- a CDS encoding AI-2E family transporter — protein sequence MGTEPGLLSHAAREPVLRLTTGLCAAVLVFASLREAASVFVPATFALFIIAVVWPLQSLLQRRLPKVLALVITLIVALVAVMLLALLVAWGFSRIAQWVIANATRFQDLYLRQAEWLEGHGLPVAGLVAENFDMRWVVWLAQAATGQLQGFMSFVTVTLVFTILGMLEVDILHRKLSAMGRHGEGRRLLDACMRVASKLQTYMLVRTVMSALTGVTIWAFALLAGLDLPVEWGLIAFALNYIPFLGPLVATVFPTFFAALQFGSWEMPLTVFLGLNTIQFLSGSYIEPRLAGKAVSVSPFIVLFAVFFWSFLWGIAGAFIGIPVTIAALVLCAAYDRSRWIADLLSGRDTAG from the coding sequence ATGGGGACCGAGCCGGGCCTCCTATCGCATGCCGCACGCGAACCGGTGCTCCGCCTGACGACGGGCCTTTGCGCGGCGGTCCTCGTCTTCGCCTCGCTCCGCGAGGCCGCCTCGGTCTTCGTGCCCGCGACCTTCGCGCTCTTCATCATCGCCGTGGTCTGGCCTTTGCAGAGCCTGCTGCAGCGCCGCCTGCCGAAGGTGCTGGCCCTGGTGATCACGCTGATCGTGGCGCTGGTCGCGGTGATGCTGCTCGCCCTGCTGGTGGCCTGGGGCTTCTCGCGGATCGCGCAATGGGTCATCGCCAACGCGACGCGCTTCCAGGACCTCTACCTCCGCCAGGCGGAATGGCTGGAGGGGCACGGCCTCCCCGTGGCCGGGCTGGTGGCGGAGAATTTCGACATGCGCTGGGTCGTCTGGCTGGCCCAGGCCGCCACCGGGCAACTCCAGGGCTTCATGAGCTTCGTCACCGTCACGCTGGTCTTCACCATCCTGGGCATGCTGGAGGTGGACATCCTGCACCGGAAGCTCTCCGCCATGGGCCGGCACGGGGAGGGGCGCCGCCTGCTCGATGCCTGCATGCGGGTGGCCTCGAAGCTGCAGACCTACATGCTGGTGCGCACGGTGATGAGCGCGCTGACCGGCGTGACCATCTGGGCCTTCGCCCTGCTCGCCGGGCTGGACCTGCCGGTGGAATGGGGCCTCATCGCCTTCGCGCTGAACTACATCCCCTTCCTCGGCCCGCTGGTGGCGACGGTCTTCCCGACCTTCTTCGCCGCCCTGCAGTTCGGCTCCTGGGAAATGCCGCTGACCGTCTTCCTGGGGCTGAACACCATCCAGTTCCTGTCCGGCAGCTATATCGAGCCCCGCCTGGCCGGAAAGGCGGTCTCCGTCTCGCCCTTCATCGTGCTGTTCGCCGTCTTCTTCTGGTCCTTCCTCTGGGGCATCGCCGGCGCCTTCATCGGGATTCCCGTCACCATCGCGGCTCTGGTCCTCTGCGCCGCCTATGACAGATCGCGCTGGATCGCGGATCTGCTCTCCGGCCGTGACACGGCCGGCTGA